One genomic window of Desulfonatronum sp. SC1 includes the following:
- the gap gene encoding type I glyceraldehyde-3-phosphate dehydrogenase, with product MSVRIGINGFGRIGRYVVRLLAENKDLQLVTVNARADNKALAHLLKYDSVHGRFNGNLEANDDGFLMNGKQIKITRHGPGEWAWKNLGVDIVLETTGKFTDRESCQKHLQCGAKKVLISAPAKDPDLTVVMGVNDGAYDPFTHHILSNASCTTNCLAPTVKVISDAFGFDYGLMTTVHSYTMSQRILDGSHKDPRRGRAACMSMLPTTTGAARAVAEVLPETKGRLDGMAIRVPTPNVSMIDLVVHTTKPTDKDAINAAFRQAAEGPLKDILGYTEEPLVSVDYYGSIFGGVVDGPCTSVMRDKMAKVIVWYDNEAGFCNQLIRLTTKVAKSLG from the coding sequence GCAGCTGGTGACGGTCAATGCCCGAGCGGACAATAAGGCCCTGGCTCACCTGTTGAAGTACGACTCCGTCCACGGACGGTTCAACGGGAACCTGGAAGCCAACGATGACGGTTTCCTGATGAACGGAAAGCAAATCAAGATCACCCGCCACGGACCGGGGGAGTGGGCCTGGAAGAACCTGGGCGTGGACATTGTCCTGGAGACCACCGGCAAGTTCACCGACCGGGAAAGTTGCCAAAAACATCTGCAATGCGGGGCGAAAAAGGTGCTGATCAGCGCACCGGCCAAGGACCCGGATCTGACCGTGGTCATGGGAGTCAATGACGGGGCCTACGACCCCTTCACCCACCATATCTTGTCCAACGCATCCTGCACCACCAACTGCCTGGCCCCGACGGTCAAGGTGATCAGCGACGCTTTCGGCTTCGACTACGGGTTGATGACCACGGTCCACTCCTACACCATGAGCCAGCGCATCCTGGACGGCTCGCACAAGGACCCGCGCCGCGGCCGGGCCGCCTGCATGTCCATGCTGCCCACCACCACCGGCGCGGCACGGGCCGTGGCCGAAGTCCTGCCCGAAACCAAGGGCCGGCTGGACGGGATGGCCATCCGCGTACCCACGCCCAACGTCTCCATGATCGACCTCGTGGTCCACACCACCAAACCCACGGACAAGGACGCCATCAACGCCGCCTTCCGCCAGGCCGCCGAAGGCCCGCTGAAGGACATTCTCGGCTATACCGAGGAACCACTGGTTTCCGTGGACTACTACGGCAGTATCTTCGGCGGGGTAGTGGACGGCCCCTGCACCAGCGTGATGCGGGACAAGATGGCCAAGGTCATCGTCTGGTACGACAACGAGGCCGGATTCTGCAACCAACTGATACGCCTGACCACCAAGGTGGCCAAGTCTTTGGGATGA